The proteins below are encoded in one region of Phaeodactylum tricornutum CCAP 1055/1 chromosome 3, complete sequence:
- a CDS encoding predicted protein: MLPLSSFIRSTVLAFVLSRLCQTAAFQLSNPFRSVAFASKTVVASSFAADGSEYSSKDSSEFEDDEDGNKDFGRNYRDDDETPTVELGPVPMSKNAGNRFVAVLWDAELVKGKDPLDLHYDHIQTTDDHVMYCRKANLYNKTFNTDSMVDILWSLPLLSSDLQRVIGHAMCLESTRLDYVQNFLAEDPTVKTITGGDLTNVPLYRWRHIRDYSLRIDDGRDGYPCMCFALDDDPEYVKNLREETVRENLEYLIRSERVIAAGPLHMPTEFKDDPSSNPMGDLIMFNAKSRDDAIEFAEGLPSAEEGLYKDMRVHFYNSLDITGKFVSEDPLRDSPCEQMKEALEHWGYPVGDDQTPHLNF, translated from the exons ATGTTGCCTCTCTCTTCCTTTATCAGATCAACGGTTCTGGCTTTTGTTTTGTCAAGACTTTGTCAAACAGCGGCGTTCCAATTGAGTAATCCATTCCGGTCTGTAGCATTTGCTTCCAAAACTGTTGTCGCTTCTTCCTTTGCGGCTGATGGATCCGAGTATTCTTCAAAAGACAGCTCCGAgttcgaagacgacgaagacggcaATAAAGACTTTGGACGAAACTATcgggatgacgacgaaacacCGACAGTCGAGCTTGGACCTGTTCCCATGTCGAAGAACGCCGGAAATCGGTTCGTGGCAGTTCTCTGGGATGCCGAGCTTGTGAAAGGAAAAGATCCTCTGGACTTGCATTACGATCACATCCAGACGACAGATGATCACGTCATGTATTGCCGCAAGGCCAATCTGTATAATAAAACATTCAATACGGATAGTATGGTCGACATACTCTGGAGTCTACCGCT GCTTTCTTCGGATCTCCAACGCGTGATTGGACACGCCATGTGCTTGGAATCGACACGACTCGACTATGTTCAAAACTTCTTAGCGGAAGACCCAACTGTAAAAACAATAACTGGCGGGGACCTGACCAATGTTCCTTTGTACCGGTGGCGACACATTCGAGACTACAGTCTCCGGATTGACGACGGTCGAGACGGCTATCCTTGCATGTGTTTTGCGTTGGATGATGATCCGGAATACGTCAAAAATCTTCGGGAGGAAACTGTACGAGAGAATCTGGAATATTTGATTCGAAGCGAACGAGTGATTGCGGCGGGCCCTTTGCATATGCCTACCGAGTTCAAGGACGATCCTAGCAGCAACCCCATGGGTGATCTTATTATGTTCAACGCGAAAAGCCGAGACGACGCCATCGAGTTTGCGGAAGGCTTACCCAGTGCCGAAGAAGGATTGTACAAAGACATGAGGGTTCATTTTTACAACTCACTAGATATTACTGGCAAATTCGTTTCTGAGGATCCTCTCAGAGATTCTCCATGCGAGCAGATGAAAGAAGCTCTGGAACATTGGGGATACCCTGTAGGAGATGATCAAACACCCCATCTAAACTTTTAA
- a CDS encoding predicted protein, with translation MKTVKSHSSFVFWLTATVMRVASTEFTSPVQIITGNSFFQASVASVEFSNGTLYQFRNETIKSWSANTQEQDIGIRLPIPDSGIDLRVALHAWAAEELSISQHPHTTRTTTYTNLYTSSVPYTDGNVSLVSLTLFTGNCGNTHDASPSGFSYTDPNPGHPTIRVPIGFNAFACERVEYELTSTNNLGGAVLTFSSENIVLAAFLPTSHNPVVAYNPCRSANDDSICVIRGGSVRCIQEDFLSAPLPAGEPRGHVRSRKAKRLVRGRRSISPKKENSAAPPSLSRFLQARPTNLKRSGIRWSGKHLFLQATHNKFEYDIDRAAMFMGNSDGGAVRVDSGVNGDAMQAYWMEHRSRREAAFDVTRSENSTNANSTSWTMRNLKVYDRDQQWLYLSKDLDSTTTIEVPPSYQAFSCEIVDFTVTSAANASETASWVFHNFVFGAFLADDYDACQITLYNPCSVAGQVCYTKDGTVQCLDNSLGAYSAGVQENIACTESSSKPDVGKSSLEFQGDAAYLQTRAARIDLHGLLNAYSFAVEDNDSLLLNTSGNVGNQLAASWLENDKQRSIVFAFENGQELVAAESTTNIDFRWRLNEVKIADEAGRFQSRILKTSDFKVPPGFDLFYCDFVEFLISDGADREAYIYAEEFFLGAYLGLRYDVCTLRVHNPCAPGQTCRATDGRIKCLNDAMVATGRYAGNQKRICRQNNESKDTTRPDPSNYPTEIPSSACVLRASWSFFFAFLLTGYLIIACLAV, from the coding sequence ATGAAGACGGTCAAATCCCACTCCTCTTTCGTTTTCTGGCTGACAGCCACTGTCATGAGGGTGGCCTCGACTGAATTCACTTCCCCAGTCCAAATCATTACGGGGAATTCCTTCTTTCAAGCTTCGGTCGCGAGCGTTGAATTCTCTAACGGAACATTATACCagtttcgaaacgaaacaatCAAGTCATGGTCAGCGAATACCCAAGAACAGGATATCGGAATCCGTCTGCCGATTCCGGACTCTGGTATTGATCTAAGGGTTGCCTTGCATGCCTGGGCGGCAGAGGAACTCAGCATCTCCCAGCACCCACACACCACTCGCACAACCACTTATACCAACCTGTATACATCATCGGTCCCATACACAGACGGTAATGTGAGTTTGGTATCCCTTACTTTGTTCACCGGCAATTGTGGCAACACTCATGATGCATCACCATCGGGGTTTTCGTACACTGACCCAAACCCAGGCCATCCGACGATTCGTGTGCCAATTGGTTTCAATGCTTTTGCTTGTGAGCGCGTTGAATACGAGCTGACTTCTACCAATAATCTGGGAGGTGCTGTTCTGACGTTTTCCTCTGAAAACATTGTTTTGGCTGCATTCTTGCCCACCAGCCACAATCCAGTTGTTGCCTACAACCCGTGTCGCAGTGCTAACGACGATAGCATTTGCGTTATTCGTGGTGGATCTGTGCGCTGTATACAGGAAGATTTTCTGTCGGCGCCACTACCAGCAGGAGAACCTCGTGGCCACGTGCGTAGTAGAAAAGCAAAACGTTTGGTTAGAGGAAGGCGTTCAATATCTCCAAAGAAGGAAAATTCGGCTGCTCCACCGTCTCTCTCCCGATTTCTACAAGCCCGACCAACCAACTTGAAACGCTCTGGCATTCGTTGGTCCGGAAAGCACTTGTTTTTGCAAGCAACTCACAACAAATTTGAATACGACATTGATCGAGCAGCCATGTTCATGGGAAATTCTGACGGCGGAGCTGTCCGGGTCGATTCTGGTGTCAATGGCGACGCTATGCAAGCGTACTGGATGGAACATAGGTCACGGCGAGAAGCCGCCTTCGACGTTACGCGCAGCGAAAATTCCACCAACGCAAATAGCACCAGTTGGACTATGCGCAATTTGAAAGTTTATGATCGAGACCAGCAGTGGCTATACCTTTCCAAAGATCTGGATAGTACAACTACAATAGAGGTCCCTCCCAGCTATCAAGCCTTTTCTTGTGAGATTGTggatttcacagtcaccagTGCAGCAAACGCTTCCGAGACTGCTAGTTGGGTATTTCACAATTTTGTATTTGGAGCCTTTCTTGCAGATGATTATGATGCATGCCAGATCACATTGTATAACCCATGCTCCGTTGCTGGCCAAGTGTGTTATACAAAGGACGGAACAGTCCAGTGCCTCGATAATTCTTTGGGAGCGTATTCCGCTGGCGTACAAGAAAATATTGCCTGTACAGAATCATCAAGCAAGCCGGATGTGGGCAAATCATCACTCGAGTTTCAAGGAGATGCTGCTTATCTTCAAACACGAGCAGCGAGGATCGACCTGCATGGATTATTGAACGCTTACAGCTTCGCAGTGGAGGACAACGATTCCCTTTTACTCAATACTTCTGGAAATGTTGGAAATCAGCTGGCCGCAAGCTGGCTGGAAAACGACAAACAGCGCAGTATCGTGTTTGCTTTTGAGAACGGCCAAGAGCTGGTTGCTGCTGAAAGCACTACCAATATTGATTTTCGGTGGCGTCTCAATGAGGTCAAAATTGCCGATGAAGCTGGTCGTTTTCAGTCAAGAATTCTCAAAACTTCAGACTTTAAGGTTCCTCCCGGTTTCGACTTGTTTTACTGCGACTTTGTTGAGTTTCTGATCAGTGACGGTGCCGACAGGGAAGCTTACATCTACGCGGAAGAATTTTTCCTTGGAGCGTACCTGGGACTGCGGTATGATGTGTGCACTTTGCGTGTCCATAACCCATGCGCCCCGGGGCAAACGTGCCGAGCGACTGACGGCCGAATAAAATGCTTGAACGATGCAATGGTGGCGACTGGACGGTATGCTGGCAATCAAAAGAGAATCTGCCGACAAAACAACGAAAGTAAGGACACCACACGTCCTGATCCAAGTAATTATCCCACCGAAATTCCGTCGTCTGCTTGCGTTTTGCGGGCCTCTTGGTCTTTTTTCTTCGCGTTTTTACTCACTGGGTACCTTATCATCGCCTGCCTTGCCGTGTGA
- a CDS encoding predicted protein, producing the protein MRIRATLKPKRRTRLALSATASILILCMVVSMQPLHQQNTIEARHPLVAVHRQTSIESVRVLSFGGSSTYGEGLDSYTQSYPYRLSKTTRNAAVRSRDLTMTAACTQSIVKEDVFDVITIEAGTNTATTEVLLKRVRLRFPHAKIVLIQIWHPSDVLYLNDTGKYVDLSTYRRQRGLKLGDKELYESILTDTDPARWSIATDENLAGVAALYQATFRAMPLPPADIFEYPQTMLRYMEIFEEDGDNLNALGHAKVFELLRPYLEEDPRSNPLRNEVGSWGSGDRCELWYQHGNLQINNLRHGSIAEFGHEGAHHKHALEIRQEGFRFTILNPFADDRMLYLTYMTSRDDLVDKIYPKTRIALNGAALVRLDPFHEDSQSHQLTRTSAVGHVSPGANVVELQPMEESPHPFRLVGISLIATELNPSFLEFGLEAEPAPEEIALTFGKLW; encoded by the coding sequence ATGAGAATACGGGCGACGCTCAAGCCCAAGCGGCGCACGCGATTGGCTCTGTCGGCGACGGCGTCGATCTTGATCCTTTGTATGGTCGTGTCGATGCAACCGCTTCATCAGCagaatacgattgaagccCGCCATCCACTGGTAGCCGTACATCGTCAAACATCCATTGAGAGCGTTCGTGTGCTGAGTTTCGGAGGAAGCTCGACGTACGGTGAGGGATTGGATTCCTATACACAGAGCTATCCCTACCGACTCTCCAAGACAACGAGGAATGCAGCCGTACGGTCACGGGACCTGACCATGACTGCTGCTTGCACTCAGTCTATTGTAAAAGAAGACGTTTTTGACGTTATAACGATTGAAGCTGGCACCAATACCGCAACAACCGAAGTTTTGTTGAAACGTGTACGGCTTCGATTTCCGCACGCAAAAATTGTGTTGATTCAGATTTGGCATCCTAGTGATGTTCTATACCTTAATGATACGGGCAAATACGTCGATCTATCAACCTACAGACGGCAACGTGGTTTGAAATTAGGCGATAAAGAATTGTATGAGTCGATTCTTACCGACACAGATCCTGCTAGATGGTCGATTGCTACTGATGAGAATCTCGCGGGGGTCGCCGCTCTTTATCAGGCGACGTTTCGTGCAATGCCCCTACCGCCTGCTGATATATTTGAATACCCGCAAACTATGCTCCGTTACATGGAAATTTTTGAAGAGGACGGGGACAATTTGAATGCACTGGGACACGCAAAGGTTTTTGAACTTTTGCGCCCGTAtctcgaagaagatcctCGTTCGAATCCGTTACGCAACGAAGTCGGCTCCTGGGGCTCTGGAGACCGATGTGAGCTATGGTATCAACATGGTAACCTTCAAATAAACAATTTACGGCACGGATCCATAGCGGAGTTTGGGCACGAAGGAGCTCATCATAAACATGCCCTGGAAATTCGCCAGGAAGGCTTTCGATTCACGATTTTGAACCCTTTTGCAGACGATCGAATGCTTTATTTGACCTACATGACTTCCAGAGATGATTTGGTTGACAAAATTTATCCGAAAACGAGAATAGCGCTAAACGGGGCTGCGTTGGTTCGACTTGACCCTTTTCACGAGGATTCACAATCTCATCAATTGACGAGGACTTCCGCCGTGGGTCATGTTTCGCCTGGGGCAAATGTCGTAGAGCTGCAACCCATGGAGGAATCACCTCACCCGTTTCGCTTGGTTGGAATTAGCCTCATTGCAACTGAACTAAACCCTTCATTCCTCgaatttggattggaagCCGAGCCTGCTCCCGAAGAAATTGCTCtgacttttggaaagctttggtAG
- a CDS encoding predicted protein has translation PVTILSGFLGSGKTTLIQYILKSPDHGKRIAVIENEFGEGLAVESMIARDGVDNGSLIDLIELPNGCICCTVKDSLVSTLELLLQRRRDLDYILIECSGMANPGPIASLFWLDEGLSRLRLDGIVTLVDAAHLERQLGATKEAAQQIAYADRILLNKVDLVDEASALRLLNLIRTIHPTAPIRRTQFSAVPDLTWVLDASCFDVDRVKDVDRALNEIEHCSDHSHQHDHGKEATCSICFAHKHTASVSTLAIVEEGSVDLRKLDQWLASLLWPNQDEQDKVLPVEFTDDHGLDSRRFIVQAVHDLWETHPASRELRWDSEEVRDCKVVFIGRNLKKEDLRKGFLSCMLP, from the exons CCGGTTACTATTCTTTCCGGTTTTCTTGGAAGTGGGAAAACTACATTGATTCAGTATATACTGAAGTCCCCAGACCACGGAAAGCGAATCGCCGTGATTGAGAACGAGTTCGGGGAAGGCCTGGCCGTAGAATCCATGATTGCCCGTGACGGAGTGGACAATGGGTCTCTCATAGATCTGATTGAGCTTCCAAATGGCTGCATCTGTTGCACGGTCAAGGACTCACTCGTTAGCACGCTGGAACTTCTGTTACAAAGACGCCGCGACCTCGATTATATTTTGATTGAATGTAGTGGCATGGCTAATCCAGGTCCAATTGCGAGTCTGTTCTGGCTGGACGAGGGTTTGTCTCGTTTGCGCCTGGACGGTATTGTGACTCTCGTTGACGCAGCGCATCTCGAACGCCAACTTGGGGCGACAAAGGAAGCTGCCCAGCAAATTGCGTATGCGGATCGTATTCTTTTGAACAAGGTTGACTTAGTGGATGAGGCATCGGCCTTGCGACTCCTCAATTTGATCCGAACGATCCATCCTACCGCTCCGATTCGCCGAACGCAATTTTCGGCAGTCCCTGACTTGACATGGGTGTTGGATGCTAGTTGCTTTGATGTTGATCGAGTCAAAGACGTCGACCGTGCGTTAAACGAAATTGAACATTGCTCAGATCACTCTCATCAGCACGATCATGGCAAAGAAGCGACGTGTTCTATTTGTTTCGCTCACAAGCATACCGCATCTGTATCCACACTGGCTATTGTGGAGGAAGGGAGTGTCGATCTTCGCAAACTGGACCAGTGGTTGGCTTCGCTGTTGTGGCCCAATCAAGACGAGCAAGACAAAGTTTTGC CGGTCGAATTCACGGACGACCACGGTTTGGACTCTCGACGATTTATTGTTCAAGCCGTGCATGATCTCTGGGAGACGCATCCAGCGAGTCGCGAGCTACGATGGGATAGTGAGGAAGTACGAGACTGCAAGGTTGTTTTTATTGGCCGCAATCTGAAGAAAGAGGATCTGCGAAAAGGGTTTCTATCGTGTATGCTACCATGA
- a CDS encoding predicted protein: MIVITDSYSKAIHALKSVTLTMKIKSSMLRSITLFSVHCSILVRSCRAMSSGANEYFRKDGVRIAHDPHAPGIAELYGLPGNTDPEGFDPYADTVGPGIYGGAVKRGMNGEVEMGRQYQNHIHKPGPVYSGTGYSLMSRAIHAGPEKVRQILQDHPDLKDEVTTGGARPLHICGMSQTGQLSTKVLVDAGANLLLQDTYGYTALHRMASNNLAIGGEVLVKAGMDPNMHVEGADATPVEIAQRSRAVQFLMSMQKLGHFE, translated from the coding sequence ATGATCGTTATCACTGACTCATACTCGAAAGCCATCCATGCGTTGAAGAGCGTGACCCTGACCATGAAGATTAAAAGCTCCATGTTGCGTTCCATTACACTTTTTTCTGTACATTGCAGTATTCTAGTCCGATCGTGCCGCGCCATGTCATCCGGAGCGAACGAGTATTTTCGTAAAGATGGCGTGCGTATCGCGCATGATCCGCATGCTCCCGGCATCGCCGAGCTTTACGGATTACCAGGCAACACCGATCCGGAAGGTTTCGACCCATACGCCGATACAGTCGGTCCTGGTATATACGGTGGAGCTGTAAAGCGTGGCATGAACGGAGAGGTTGAGATGGGTCGACAGTACCAAAATCACATTCACAAACCGGGTCCGGTATATTCCGGAACCGGCTATTCCCTCATGTCGCGAGCGATCCATGCCGGACCCGAGAAGGTTAGACAAATTCTTCAGGATCATCCAGATTTGAAGGATGAAGTAACTACAGGAGGTGCTCGACCCTTACACATTTGTGGAATGAGCCAAACAGGTCAGCTGTCCACAAAAGTTCTCGTTGACGCCGGAGCAAACCTACTGCTACAAGACACTTATGGCTACACGGCACTACATCGTATGGCTTCTAACAATCTAGCAATAGGTGGAGAAGTTTTGGTCAAGGCAGGCATGGACCCGAACATGCACGTTGAAGGAGCCGATGCAACTCCGGTTGAGATCGCGCAGCGTTCCCGTGCTGTTCAATTTCTCATGTCCATGCAAAAGCTCGGACATTTCGAATGA
- a CDS encoding predicted protein, whose translation MVDSQSILVIGATGRTGLECVRQFAALSPNPFIHAFCRNKSKLSIADQNRCTSIIEGDARSADNLERALADSSATDVILSIGNGDSIKRTDIRTASGKALVQVLKLPAYKKVRTLVISSSGAGSSQIVVGMGIGKLISFHLRHILKDHTDQEAAFYSIRNRTTIVRASALTDNAATGKLVEHGDHEKALTIKTDRADLAAWIVNQICDTDDSLALGRAVNVTGVKK comes from the coding sequence ATGGTCGATTCCCAATCCATCCTCGTCATTGGAGCAACTGGGCGTACTGGTCTTGAATGCGTTCGTCAGTTCGCAGCACTCAGTCCCAATCCTTTCATCCATGCCTTCTGCCGGAATAAATCCAAGCTGTCGATCGCCGACCAAAACCGCTGTACCTCCATCATTGAGGGTGACGCTCGTAGTGCAGACAATTTGGAGCGTGCTCTGGCTGATTCCAGTGCCACGGACGTAATTCTTAGCATCGGGAATGGAGATAGCATTAAAAGGACGGACATCCGTACGGCATCGGGCAAAGCGTTGGTTCAGGTCCTCAAGCTTCCAGCCTACAAGAAGGTTCGTACGCTGGTAATTTCAAGTTCTGGTGCTGGAAGTTCGCAAATCGTTGTTGGGATGGGTATCGGAAAGCTCATCAGCTTCCATCTCCGCCACATCCTCAAAGACCACACCGACCAAGAGGCCGCATTTTATTCCATTCGCAACCGCACCACTATAGTCCGCGCTAGCGCATTGACGGACAACGCTGCAACCGGAAAGCTTGTAGAACATGGAGATCACGAAAAGGCCTTAACCATCAAAACGGATCGTGCTGACTTGGCTGCTTGGATTGTAAACCAGATTTGTGACACCGACGACAGTTTGGCCTTGGGTCGCGCCGTGAACGTGACTGGTGTCAAAAAGTGA